In Selenomonas dianae, a genomic segment contains:
- a CDS encoding threonine/serine ThrE exporter family protein: MFIMINETARININNILERAIDIGQRMLVTGAEVSRVERTINFICRAYGVRHVDVMVITSSIIVTLRGADIGVLTQMRRVPGQNFDFQRLKALNQLSREICAHPMTSDEIKQRIREIDTMEEISLKASLFYWALIAASFSAFFGGRFEDAVCAGIVGVLLRLLQYLLGQTKLNPYFALVLLSFVGGILANSFMWFGMDIHPAAINMGNIMPVIPGLALMNSIRDMFSQETISGLLKSAEAFILSLLIATGFAFSATGTLIAFETAGWVYLLTSFVGGFCFHLLWHGHFKDAVMGAVVCMGAWGFTMLFVAMDWNEFAGYFAGAIFATIAAEILARIYKCPATIFLIIGVIAMVPGGSLYRTMFYAVAANWEKFGTQGIKTFLYAVSIAAGIVIATAIWDTVQAWLMRRRKKEGTSCTEECCAVEEK, from the coding sequence ATGTTCATTATGATAAATGAAACAGCACGAATCAACATCAATAATATCCTTGAACGCGCCATCGACATCGGTCAGCGTATGCTTGTGACGGGCGCGGAGGTCAGTCGCGTGGAGCGTACGATCAATTTTATCTGCCGTGCGTACGGGGTACGTCATGTGGATGTGATGGTCATTACATCCAGTATCATCGTGACGCTGCGTGGTGCTGATATCGGCGTGCTCACGCAGATGCGGCGCGTGCCGGGGCAGAACTTCGACTTTCAGCGGCTCAAGGCACTGAATCAGCTTTCGCGCGAGATCTGCGCTCATCCCATGACCTCGGACGAGATCAAGCAGCGCATTCGGGAGATCGACACGATGGAGGAGATCTCCCTCAAGGCATCGTTGTTCTATTGGGCACTGATTGCCGCGAGTTTCTCCGCATTCTTCGGCGGGCGGTTCGAGGATGCTGTATGTGCGGGCATTGTTGGGGTGCTCCTGCGCCTTTTGCAATACCTTCTCGGACAGACGAAACTGAATCCGTACTTTGCGCTTGTCCTGCTCAGCTTCGTCGGAGGGATACTTGCAAACTCTTTCATGTGGTTCGGTATGGACATCCATCCCGCCGCCATCAATATGGGTAATATCATGCCCGTCATTCCGGGGCTCGCACTCATGAACTCCATCCGCGATATGTTTAGTCAGGAGACGATTTCGGGGCTGCTCAAAAGTGCCGAGGCATTCATCCTGAGTCTTCTCATCGCGACAGGATTCGCATTCAGTGCGACGGGGACGCTCATCGCCTTTGAGACGGCGGGATGGGTCTATCTCCTGACTTCGTTTGTCGGCGGTTTCTGCTTTCATCTGCTCTGGCACGGACACTTCAAGGATGCTGTCATGGGGGCGGTGGTCTGTATGGGGGCTTGGGGCTTTACAATGCTCTTTGTCGCGATGGACTGGAATGAGTTTGCGGGTTACTTTGCGGGTGCGATCTTTGCAACGATTGCGGCGGAGATTTTGGCGCGTATCTACAAATGTCCCGCGACGATCTTCCTCATCATCGGCGTGATCGCGATGGTGCCGGGCGGCTCGCTCTATCGTACAATGTTCTATGCTGTCGCTGCCAATTGGGAGAAGTTCGGAACGCAGGGGATCAAGACGTTCCTCTATGCCGTATCGATAGCGGCAGGGATTGTCATAGCGACGGCGATTTGGGATACGGTACAGGCATGGCTGATGCGTCGCAGGAAAAAAGAAGGGACATCTTGCACGGAGGAATGCTGTGCCGTCGAAGAGAAATAG
- the rlmH gene encoding 23S rRNA (pseudouridine(1915)-N(3))-methyltransferase RlmH, whose translation MKITIVCAGKIKEKYLRDGIAEYEKRMRPYADVRTHEIPEERMKEKPSAAEKAETIRREGERLLTQVPQGAYLIVLDVGGAELSSEEFAAKIDRLAVTGESHIAFLIGGPFGLSDELRRSADLRLSFSRFTFPHQLIRLFLVEQIYRAFKISRGEPYHL comes from the coding sequence TTGAAAATCACGATTGTCTGTGCGGGTAAAATCAAGGAAAAGTATCTGCGCGACGGGATTGCAGAGTATGAGAAGCGTATGCGTCCCTATGCGGATGTGCGCACACACGAAATCCCAGAGGAGCGCATGAAGGAGAAGCCTTCGGCTGCGGAAAAGGCGGAGACCATCCGCCGCGAAGGCGAGCGTCTTTTGACGCAGGTGCCGCAGGGGGCATATCTCATTGTGCTCGATGTCGGCGGCGCAGAGCTCTCCTCGGAGGAGTTTGCGGCAAAGATTGACCGCCTTGCAGTCACAGGCGAGAGTCATATTGCCTTTCTCATCGGCGGTCCTTTCGGGCTGTCGGATGAACTGCGCCGCAGTGCCGATCTGCGGCTCTCCTTCTCGCGTTTCACATTTCCGCATCAGCTCATCCGCCTCTTTCTCGTGGAGCAGATTTACCGCGCGTTTAAGATCAGTCGGGGAGAGCCGTATCATCTGTAG
- a CDS encoding MBL fold metallo-hydrolase — MQVSILASGSKGNSIYVELDGVRILVDAGISAARITKGLRTRGVDPQSLNAVLVTHEHIDHVRGLKTLAKQYHLPILATCGTLAGIDGGTAFEDDMRSISGAFTIGDVMVQPFAISHDAADPCGFRIEGSHCCTVATDLGVVTDTVQEAMEGADVLVFEANHDADLLRRGSYPWPLKRRILSNRGHLANGEAAWALTRMKKQPHKVFLAHLSEENNRPALACDTVTDILASRGMMLDVESCLPEGGAEIVL; from the coding sequence TTGCAAGTATCCATACTGGCGAGCGGAAGCAAGGGAAATTCGATCTATGTTGAGCTGGATGGTGTGCGGATCTTGGTGGATGCGGGCATCAGTGCGGCGCGGATCACGAAGGGGCTGCGCACGCGCGGCGTAGACCCCCAGAGCCTCAATGCCGTACTCGTCACACACGAGCATATCGATCATGTGCGCGGACTGAAAACGCTCGCGAAGCAATACCATCTGCCGATCCTTGCGACGTGCGGGACGCTTGCGGGCATTGACGGAGGCACGGCATTCGAGGACGATATGCGGAGCATTTCGGGGGCGTTTACGATTGGCGATGTCATGGTACAGCCCTTTGCGATCTCACACGATGCGGCGGATCCATGTGGCTTTCGCATCGAGGGCTCGCACTGCTGCACGGTTGCAACCGATCTCGGCGTTGTGACCGATACGGTGCAGGAGGCGATGGAGGGGGCAGATGTTCTTGTCTTTGAGGCAAATCACGATGCCGACCTCCTGCGTCGGGGCAGCTATCCGTGGCCGCTGAAGCGACGCATTCTCTCGAATCGCGGACATCTTGCAAATGGGGAGGCGGCATGGGCACTTACGCGCATGAAGAAACAGCCGCACAAGGTCTTCCTCGCACACCTCTCGGAGGAGAACAATCGTCCCGCACTCGCGTGTGATACAGTGACAGACATTCTCGCTTCACGCGGTATGATGCTTGATGTAGAGAGTTGTCTGCCGGAGGGCGGGGCAGAGATCGTACTATAA
- the pth gene encoding aminoacyl-tRNA hydrolase, whose amino-acid sequence MKIIAGLGNPGTEYAQTKHNVGFMLVDALAAHLNAPAWKEDFFSAITEVRVGGEKVFLVKPLTYMNNSGEALGPMLSYYKMDTDDLIVVHDDMDIPAGMVRIRRKGSSGGHNGIKSILAHVGSEDFARVRIGIGRPPAGWTVINHVLAPFSSEDAPKIRAAIDYLLPAVECIVTDGVDFAMNKYNPHKKKEKQEGSHEAQEAGGTSA is encoded by the coding sequence ATGAAAATTATTGCAGGATTGGGCAACCCCGGCACGGAGTACGCACAGACAAAGCACAATGTCGGCTTTATGCTGGTCGATGCACTCGCAGCGCATCTGAATGCGCCCGCATGGAAGGAAGATTTTTTCTCTGCCATCACCGAGGTACGCGTTGGCGGGGAGAAAGTCTTTCTCGTAAAGCCCTTAACCTATATGAACAACAGCGGCGAGGCGCTCGGGCCGATGCTTTCCTACTATAAGATGGATACGGACGATCTTATTGTTGTGCATGACGATATGGATATCCCTGCGGGGATGGTACGCATTCGCAGAAAGGGCAGTTCAGGTGGGCACAACGGCATCAAGTCCATCCTCGCCCACGTCGGCAGTGAGGACTTCGCGCGTGTCCGCATCGGCATCGGCCGCCCGCCCGCAGGATGGACGGTCATCAACCATGTGCTTGCGCCGTTTTCGTCGGAGGATGCACCGAAAATTCGTGCGGCGATTGACTACCTCCTGCCTGCGGTGGAATGCATTGTGACGGACGGTGTGGATTTTGCGATGAACAAGTACAATCCACACAAGAAGAAAGAGAAACAAGAGGGGAGTCATGAAGCCCAAGAAGCAGGCGGCACGTCCGCATAG
- the glmS gene encoding glutamine--fructose-6-phosphate transaminase (isomerizing), with amino-acid sequence MCGIVGYVGDRQAAEFLLDGLSKLEYRGYDSAGIAVYDGENIRVEKSVGRLAALRDKIKGNVPVGTLGIGHTRWATHGRPSDVNSHPHTDCHGDFAIVHNGIIENYLSLKEELIAKGHVFKSETDTEVVVHLLEEVYSGDFVAAVRAVLERIEGSYALTFMSRRHPDMLICTKQDNPLIIGLGEGENFIASDIPAIISKTRRTYILADGEVAIVRKDAVEVTNHLGAPVPKKVFEVTWNAEAAEKGGYEHFMLKEINEQPKAVRDTMSQRITADKKAISFEELAWDADYLNSFNKIYIVACGTAYHAGLVGKYYIEKLARVLVEVDVASEFRYRDPIVDEHTLLIVVSQSGETSDTLAALKESKRRGAKTLAITNVVGSSVAREADQVVYTWAGPEIAVASTKAYTTQLVLFFMLALYMAEIKQSITAERTAQLVAQLHEIPAQVSEILSDVDPIKTFAKQYGFNEDVFYIGRGLDYAVSLEGALKLKEISYIHAEAYAAGELKHGTLALIVEGVPVIALATQRNVYEKTLSNIKEVKARDAVVIGIAADGDTELKKYVDHVMHVPATDEFIMPILSVIPLQLLAYYAAITRGCDVDKPRNLAKSVTVE; translated from the coding sequence ATGTGTGGAATTGTCGGTTATGTCGGAGATCGTCAGGCGGCGGAGTTTCTGCTCGACGGTCTGTCGAAGCTTGAGTATCGCGGCTATGACTCAGCGGGTATTGCTGTCTACGATGGTGAGAACATTCGCGTGGAGAAGAGCGTCGGACGTCTTGCTGCGCTGCGCGACAAGATCAAGGGAAATGTGCCCGTGGGTACCCTCGGCATTGGGCATACGCGATGGGCGACGCACGGTCGTCCGTCGGATGTGAACTCGCACCCGCACACGGACTGCCATGGCGACTTTGCTATCGTGCACAACGGCATCATCGAGAACTATCTTTCGCTGAAGGAAGAACTCATCGCAAAGGGGCACGTCTTTAAGTCCGAGACGGATACGGAGGTTGTTGTGCACCTCTTGGAAGAGGTCTACAGCGGGGACTTTGTCGCCGCCGTTCGTGCGGTTTTGGAGCGGATTGAAGGATCGTATGCGCTCACGTTCATGAGCCGTCGGCATCCCGATATGCTCATCTGCACGAAGCAGGATAACCCTCTCATCATTGGACTTGGTGAGGGCGAGAACTTTATTGCTTCGGACATCCCCGCCATTATTTCAAAGACACGACGCACCTATATACTGGCGGACGGTGAAGTTGCCATTGTCCGCAAGGACGCGGTCGAGGTGACAAACCATCTTGGCGCACCCGTGCCGAAGAAGGTGTTCGAGGTTACATGGAACGCTGAGGCAGCGGAAAAGGGCGGTTACGAGCATTTCATGCTCAAGGAGATCAATGAACAGCCGAAGGCGGTGCGCGACACGATGAGTCAACGCATCACGGCGGACAAAAAAGCCATCTCCTTTGAGGAACTCGCGTGGGATGCAGACTATCTGAACTCGTTCAACAAGATCTACATCGTTGCCTGCGGCACGGCATATCATGCGGGACTGGTCGGCAAGTACTACATCGAGAAGCTGGCGCGTGTGCTTGTTGAGGTGGATGTCGCCTCGGAATTCCGCTATCGCGATCCGATTGTCGACGAACACACGCTTCTGATTGTGGTATCACAGTCGGGTGAGACAAGTGACACGCTTGCCGCACTTAAGGAGTCAAAGCGGCGCGGGGCAAAGACCCTCGCCATCACGAATGTAGTCGGCTCGTCGGTTGCCCGTGAGGCGGATCAGGTTGTCTATACATGGGCAGGACCTGAGATTGCGGTCGCATCGACGAAAGCGTACACAACACAGCTTGTTCTCTTCTTTATGCTTGCACTTTACATGGCGGAGATCAAGCAGTCGATTACGGCGGAGCGCACGGCGCAGCTGGTCGCACAGCTGCACGAGATTCCGGCGCAGGTTTCGGAGATCTTGTCCGATGTGGATCCGATCAAGACCTTTGCGAAGCAGTACGGCTTCAACGAGGATGTTTTTTACATCGGGCGCGGTCTGGACTATGCCGTGTCACTTGAGGGTGCTCTGAAGCTGAAGGAGATTTCCTATATTCATGCTGAGGCGTATGCAGCGGGCGAGCTCAAACACGGCACACTTGCTCTTATTGTCGAGGGTGTTCCTGTCATCGCACTTGCGACGCAGCGCAATGTCTACGAGAAGACCCTTTCCAACATCAAGGAGGTCAAGGCGCGCGATGCAGTGGTCATCGGGATCGCGGCAGATGGGGATACGGAGCTCAAGAAGTATGTCGATCACGTCATGCACGTCCCGGCGACGGATGAGTTCATCATGCCGATCCTCTCGGTGATTCCGCTCCAGTTGCTCGCCTATTATGCGGCGATTACGCGCGGCTGCGATGTGGACAAGCCGCGCAATCTTGCGAAGTCGGTTACGGTAGAATAG
- a CDS encoding undecaprenyl-diphosphate phosphatase, with protein MELVKVVILGIVEGLTEWLPVSSTGHMILVDEFIRLDVSTAFMDMFLVVIQLGAILAVVVLNLEKLNPFLKSKSEAERRATFDLWGKVIVACLPAAVIGLAFNKYMEEHFMNAPVVAAMLILYGVLFIVVERFNKRRTPRVDDLAALDYRTAFIIGMFQVLSLVPGTSRSGATILGGIIFGASRYVATEFTFFLAIPVMFGASFLKLVKFGWNYTGAELVILAIGMVTAFIVSILSIRFLLRYIKRNDFTAFGWYRIALGIVVLAYLFLIGDPTKE; from the coding sequence ATGGAACTGGTGAAGGTTGTCATTCTGGGCATCGTGGAGGGATTGACGGAGTGGCTTCCCGTATCGAGCACGGGGCATATGATCCTCGTCGATGAGTTCATTCGGCTCGATGTGTCGACGGCATTCATGGATATGTTCCTCGTTGTGATTCAGCTCGGCGCGATTCTCGCCGTTGTTGTGCTGAATCTCGAAAAGCTCAACCCATTCCTAAAGAGTAAGTCAGAGGCAGAGCGTCGCGCGACGTTCGATCTCTGGGGCAAGGTCATCGTCGCCTGTCTGCCCGCCGCCGTGATCGGGCTTGCGTTCAATAAATACATGGAAGAACATTTCATGAATGCGCCCGTGGTCGCCGCGATGCTGATTCTCTACGGCGTGCTCTTCATTGTAGTGGAACGCTTCAACAAGCGGCGCACACCACGCGTGGACGATCTTGCCGCACTGGACTACCGTACGGCGTTCATCATCGGTATGTTTCAGGTGCTCTCGCTCGTTCCGGGGACGAGCCGCTCGGGTGCGACGATTCTCGGCGGCATCATCTTCGGTGCAAGCCGTTATGTTGCCACGGAGTTCACATTTTTTCTTGCGATTCCCGTCATGTTTGGTGCGTCCTTTCTGAAGCTCGTGAAGTTTGGTTGGAACTACACGGGGGCGGAGCTCGTGATCCTCGCCATTGGCATGGTGACGGCGTTCATCGTGTCGATTCTCTCGATCCGATTCCTCCTGCGCTACATCAAGCGCAACGATTTCACGGCGTTCGGCTGGTATCGCATCGCGCTCGGCATCGTCGTGCTTGCCTATCTCTTTCTGATTGGCGATCCGACGAAGGAGTGA
- a CDS encoding multidrug effflux MFS transporter translates to MAMNTRTRLWLTVFLGMMTAIAPLSTDMYLPALPEVQTAFGVSTSLVQLTLTMTTLGMALGQILAGPLSDLHGRRIPLFIGMLVFIGATLGCVLSEDIYLFLFFRFCAGFAGASGIVIARAIARDVCEGAELTRFFAILMMVNGFAPIIAPVIGGQILLFADWRATFVLLTIIGVLLAGATLLYQETLPKDARSANMTDSLKKFPTLLHDRYFLGHCLLQCFVFGAFFSYLSGSSFVFQNVYGVSAQGYSLIFAVIGAGLLLAGILPARLAGRVPDIMMLKYAVLVPFFGSILLMAGFVFAVPLAVIVILLFLTVVPLSVMGAASFSLALSRQGKNAGSASALIGCFSMLLGACMMPVVGIAGDHTAIPMGLVMFCGYGLGALVFYGMIAGDHPMMR, encoded by the coding sequence ATGGCGATGAATACACGCACACGCCTCTGGCTGACAGTGTTTCTTGGTATGATGACGGCAATTGCACCGCTTTCAACGGATATGTATCTGCCTGCACTGCCCGAAGTGCAGACGGCTTTTGGTGTCTCGACGTCGCTCGTCCAGCTGACACTGACGATGACGACGCTCGGCATGGCACTCGGACAGATTCTCGCAGGGCCTCTGAGCGATCTCCATGGGCGGCGGATACCGCTCTTCATTGGGATGCTCGTATTCATCGGTGCGACACTCGGCTGTGTACTTTCCGAGGATATTTATCTCTTCCTTTTCTTCCGCTTCTGCGCGGGCTTTGCGGGGGCAAGCGGCATTGTTATTGCGCGTGCGATTGCGCGCGATGTCTGCGAGGGAGCGGAGCTGACGCGATTTTTTGCGATCCTCATGATGGTAAACGGCTTTGCGCCGATCATCGCGCCCGTTATCGGCGGGCAGATCCTACTGTTTGCCGACTGGCGCGCGACCTTCGTGCTCCTCACCATCATTGGTGTATTACTCGCGGGGGCGACGCTGCTCTATCAGGAAACGTTGCCGAAAGATGCGCGCAGTGCCAATATGACTGACTCACTGAAGAAGTTTCCGACGCTTCTGCATGACCGCTATTTCCTCGGTCACTGCCTTCTCCAATGTTTTGTATTCGGGGCGTTCTTTTCCTATCTTTCAGGATCGTCATTCGTCTTTCAAAATGTCTATGGAGTTTCGGCACAGGGGTACAGTCTCATATTTGCCGTGATCGGAGCCGGGTTGCTGCTTGCAGGGATTCTGCCCGCACGCCTTGCGGGGCGCGTTCCGGATATTATGATGCTGAAATATGCTGTACTGGTTCCGTTCTTCGGGAGTATTCTGCTCATGGCGGGCTTTGTCTTTGCCGTGCCACTTGCGGTGATTGTCATTCTGCTGTTTCTCACGGTTGTTCCGCTCTCGGTCATGGGGGCGGCGAGTTTTTCCCTTGCACTTTCGCGGCAGGGAAAGAATGCGGGCAGCGCATCCGCGCTGATTGGCTGTTTCTCCATGCTGCTCGGCGCGTGCATGATGCCGGTGGTTGGCATTGCAGGCGATCACACGGCAATCCCTATGGGGCTTGTTATGTTTTGTGGCTATGGACTTGGCGCACTTGTTTTCTATGGGATGATCGCAGGAGATCATCCCATGATGCGCTGA
- a CDS encoding radical SAM protein codes for MKPKKQAARPHRHSGEITAVYADKNGNICEAAGVHAMGRIGARNVSLRPDDLIPLPESADLMFMPDHTAVGQTAGGEEKRIAGMAVAGILPQGYTRTHLPAFVRTDDAAPLPLYGYTAVVSYGGELYVAAVYTDENEKWDPANYNGKELKKLVRRTMKELPNNRIVEQVGNCSLDYHCLTAQNLFYRRWECGVPTSPVCNANCLGCISLQSSECCPSPQERITFSPTAEEIAEVGIYHLSIAPDGIISFGQGCEGEPSLAADRIAEGIRRIRAVTARGQINMNSNAGFPAGMRKIVDAGLDSLRVSIISARDESYNAYYRASYSLDNVKESLRYALDHGVYVSLNLLHFPGFTDRAEELTAWQKFFRALPVQMIQMRNLNIDPTLFLHTMPEAVSEPVGTRTFMDELHAEFPQLVIGSFSHYVTN; via the coding sequence ATGAAGCCCAAGAAGCAGGCGGCACGTCCGCATAGACATAGCGGCGAGATCACGGCGGTCTACGCCGATAAAAACGGAAATATTTGCGAGGCGGCGGGGGTTCATGCGATGGGGCGCATCGGCGCACGGAATGTTTCGCTTCGTCCGGACGATCTCATTCCGCTGCCCGAGAGTGCCGACCTCATGTTTATGCCCGATCATACGGCTGTGGGACAGACGGCAGGCGGTGAGGAGAAACGGATTGCAGGGATGGCGGTCGCTGGCATCTTGCCGCAGGGCTATACGCGCACGCATCTGCCGGCATTCGTTCGCACCGATGATGCCGCACCTCTGCCACTCTATGGATATACCGCTGTTGTATCGTATGGAGGGGAACTGTATGTTGCCGCTGTCTATACGGATGAAAATGAGAAGTGGGATCCCGCCAACTACAATGGCAAGGAGCTCAAAAAACTTGTGCGCCGCACGATGAAGGAACTCCCGAACAATCGCATCGTGGAGCAAGTGGGGAACTGCTCGCTGGACTATCACTGTTTGACGGCACAAAATTTGTTTTACCGACGGTGGGAGTGCGGTGTGCCAACCTCACCCGTATGCAATGCGAACTGCCTCGGCTGTATCTCGCTGCAGAGCTCGGAGTGCTGCCCATCGCCGCAGGAGCGCATCACATTCTCTCCGACGGCGGAGGAGATCGCCGAGGTCGGCATCTACCATCTCTCAATCGCGCCCGATGGGATCATCAGCTTCGGGCAGGGATGTGAGGGCGAGCCATCGCTTGCGGCAGACAGAATCGCAGAGGGCATTCGGAGGATTCGCGCCGTCACCGCGCGTGGTCAGATCAATATGAACTCGAATGCGGGCTTTCCTGCAGGGATGCGGAAAATTGTGGATGCGGGGCTGGACTCGCTGCGCGTTTCCATCATCAGTGCACGTGACGAGAGTTATAACGCATATTACCGTGCGAGTTATTCGCTGGACAATGTAAAGGAATCCCTGCGCTATGCACTCGATCATGGTGTCTATGTGTCGCTGAATTTGCTCCACTTCCCGGGCTTTACCGACCGTGCGGAGGAGCTGACGGCGTGGCAGAAGTTCTTTCGTGCGCTGCCCGTGCAGATGATCCAGATGCGGAATCTGAACATCGATCCAACGCTCTTCCTCCATACTATGCCGGAGGCGGTCAGTGAGCCTGTCGGGACACGTACATTTATGGACGAACTTCATGCGGAGTTTCCACAGCTTGTGATAGGAAGCTTCAGTCATTACGTAACGAATTGA
- a CDS encoding S1C family serine protease, producing MNIRFHKKKGAALAAAAVFASIVIFGGCSLGTAADNTVGGSKPAQTVDVSGLSEARNTPVVRAAKAVGPAVVGITNKAVARDWFNNPVETQGVGSGVIFRSDGYIVTNNHVIDGAKEIIVSLSDGRSLKGKLIGKDEFTDLAVVKVDESNLPTAVFGNSDGVVVGEPAIAIGNPLGLEFQGSVTVGVISALNRTLDVSDKRVKLLQTDAAISPGNSGGALVNADGEVIGINSAKVAAAAVEGMGFSIPINTVQTIVSELIEKGYVARPYLGVSVFDPTTAARYGYQLNIDKGVYIFRLSLDGPCGKAGFQRGDIILEIDGEEVNSVAELRNKIASYKVGDKVTVTYDRNDTKRKTEVTLEEMPQEDR from the coding sequence ATGAACATCCGATTTCACAAGAAAAAAGGAGCAGCGCTCGCAGCTGCGGCAGTTTTCGCCTCCATTGTCATCTTTGGCGGCTGCTCGCTGGGAACGGCTGCCGATAACACGGTTGGCGGATCGAAGCCCGCGCAGACGGTCGATGTTTCGGGGCTCTCGGAGGCGCGCAACACACCTGTTGTCCGCGCGGCAAAGGCGGTAGGACCGGCTGTCGTCGGCATTACGAACAAGGCGGTCGCGCGTGACTGGTTCAATAATCCGGTTGAGACGCAGGGCGTTGGTTCCGGTGTGATATTTCGCAGCGACGGCTACATTGTGACAAACAATCACGTGATCGACGGGGCGAAGGAGATCATTGTTTCGCTCTCCGATGGGCGCAGTCTTAAGGGAAAACTCATCGGAAAGGATGAGTTCACCGACCTCGCCGTTGTGAAGGTGGATGAAAGCAACCTGCCGACGGCGGTATTCGGAAACTCGGATGGGGTCGTGGTCGGCGAGCCGGCGATTGCGATCGGCAATCCGCTCGGGCTTGAGTTTCAGGGCAGCGTAACCGTCGGGGTCATCAGTGCGTTGAACCGCACGCTCGATGTCAGCGACAAGCGTGTGAAGCTGCTGCAGACCGACGCAGCAATCAGCCCGGGGAACTCGGGCGGTGCACTCGTAAACGCCGACGGTGAGGTCATCGGTATCAACAGTGCGAAGGTGGCGGCTGCTGCCGTCGAGGGCATGGGGTTCTCCATCCCGATCAACACGGTGCAGACCATCGTGAGTGAACTGATCGAAAAAGGTTATGTGGCGCGTCCATATCTTGGGGTATCTGTCTTTGACCCGACGACGGCGGCACGCTACGGCTATCAGTTGAATATCGACAAGGGCGTCTACATCTTCCGTCTGTCGCTTGACGGTCCATGCGGCAAGGCGGGATTCCAGCGCGGCGACATCATCCTTGAGATCGACGGTGAGGAAGTCAACAGCGTTGCCGAACTGCGGAATAAGATTGCCTCATACAAGGTCGGAGACAAGGTGACGGTGACTTACGACCGCAACGATACGAAGCGCAAAACGGAGGTCACACTCGAAGAGATGCCGCAGGAGGATCGTTGA
- the gdhA gene encoding NADP-specific glutamate dehydrogenase gives MSDMKQYVDDILDLVSKRDPDQTHFKNTVSEVLTSVVPLLEKHPEYKQHKILERMIEPDRIITFRVPWVDDKGEIQINRGFRVQMSSTLGPYKGGLRFHPSVTLDILKFLAFEQVFKNALTGLPIGGGKGGSDFDPHGRSDNEVMNFCQSFMTELYRHIGPNVDVPAGDIGVGGREIGYLFGQYKRIRDSYDAGVLTGKRTDYWGSLARTEATGYGLLYFVQDMLAAKGIDLAGKTIVVSGAGNVATYAIEKAQELGARVVTCSDSNGYIYDPDGIDLAALKEIKEVRRARIKEYAATHPNAEYHEGCSGVWSVKCDIALPCATQGEIDLASAKLLVANGVQAIGEGANMPSTLDAIAYFQSHKVLFAPAKAANAGGVATSALEMSQNSERRQWTFEKVDKRLRKIMSHIYRDAKKNAELYADPDDLVAGANITAFAKVADVMLAHGLV, from the coding sequence ATGTCTGATATGAAACAGTATGTAGATGATATTCTCGATCTGGTATCGAAGCGCGATCCCGATCAAACGCATTTTAAGAACACGGTCTCCGAGGTTCTGACATCGGTTGTTCCCCTGCTGGAGAAGCATCCGGAGTACAAGCAGCACAAAATCCTTGAACGTATGATCGAGCCGGATCGCATCATTACGTTCCGTGTGCCGTGGGTGGACGACAAGGGCGAGATTCAGATCAACCGTGGCTTCCGTGTGCAGATGTCCAGCACACTTGGCCCATACAAGGGCGGCTTGCGCTTCCATCCGAGCGTGACACTTGATATTCTAAAGTTCCTCGCGTTCGAGCAGGTGTTCAAAAACGCGTTGACGGGGCTTCCGATTGGCGGCGGCAAGGGTGGCTCGGATTTCGATCCGCATGGGCGCAGCGACAACGAGGTCATGAATTTCTGCCAGAGCTTTATGACGGAGCTCTATCGCCACATCGGTCCGAATGTAGATGTCCCTGCGGGCGACATCGGTGTCGGCGGGCGCGAGATCGGTTATCTTTTCGGTCAGTACAAACGCATCCGTGACTCCTATGATGCGGGCGTTTTGACGGGCAAGCGCACGGACTACTGGGGCAGTCTTGCACGTACGGAGGCGACGGGTTATGGTCTCCTGTACTTCGTGCAGGATATGCTTGCCGCGAAGGGCATCGACCTCGCGGGCAAGACGATTGTCGTTTCGGGTGCGGGCAACGTCGCGACGTATGCGATTGAGAAGGCACAGGAGCTCGGGGCGAGGGTTGTGACCTGCTCCGACTCGAACGGATACATCTACGATCCCGATGGCATCGACCTCGCAGCACTCAAGGAGATCAAGGAAGTTCGCCGCGCGCGCATCAAGGAGTATGCGGCGACACATCCGAATGCCGAGTACCACGAGGGCTGTTCGGGTGTCTGGTCGGTGAAGTGCGATATTGCTCTTCCGTGTGCGACGCAGGGAGAAATTGATCTGGCGTCTGCAAAACTGCTTGTTGCGAACGGCGTACAGGCGATCGGCGAGGGCGCAAATATGCCGTCGACACTCGATGCAATTGCATATTTCCAGAGCCACAAGGTGCTCTTTGCACCGGCAAAGGCGGCAAATGCGGGCGGTGTTGCGACCTCCGCACTGGAGATGTCGCAGAACTCCGAGCGCCGTCAGTGGACGTTCGAGAAGGTGGACAAGCGTCTCCGCAAGATTATGTCGCACATCTACCGCGACGCGAAGAAGAATGCGGAACTGTATGCCGACCCCGACGATCTTGTCGCGGGTGCAAACATCACAGCGTTCGCAAAGGTTGCGGATGTTATGCTCGCACATGGTCTCGTGTAA